The following coding sequences lie in one Spea bombifrons isolate aSpeBom1 chromosome 5, aSpeBom1.2.pri, whole genome shotgun sequence genomic window:
- the THOC1 gene encoding THO complex subunit 1 isoform X1: protein MSPPLFSLTEARSKLTNATREAVIGKNIKHLVNVFSQLPGSENEKKLTLDQVFRAVLEEEIINQASCDNCLAIISLAICGVTEGGICTATTPFVLLGDVLDCLPLDHCDRIFTFVEKNVSTWKSNTFYSAGKNYLLRMCNDLLRRLSKSQNTVFCGRIQLFLARLFPISEKSGLNLQSQFNLENVTVYNVNEQESTLGQKQVEDKDDGMEIEEGEMGDDDASTSSSIPIDYNLYRKFWSLQDFFRNPVQCYDKSFWKTFLKFSEEVLTIFKSYKLDDTQASRKKTEELKVEGEHVYFAKFLTSEKLMDLQLSDSNFRRHILLQYLILFQYLKGQVKFKSSNYVLLDEQSIWIEDTTKIVYQLLSEIPPDGDKFSKMVEHILNTEENWNSWKNEGCPSFVKERPVDAKPIKMTRKRPAPEDFLGKGPNKKVLMGNEELTRLWNLCPDNMEACKLESREFMPTLEQFFEEAIEQADPENMVEKEYKVVNNSNYGWRALRLLARRSPHFFLPTNQQFKSLPEYLENMVIKLAKELPPPSEEIKTGEDEEDEDDEDNESLLKENNESPEMLQQKVVTGAMIESFANKLGEHWKTLAPYLEMKDVDIKEIESDSEDVKMRAKLLLVAWQDREGVQATPENLITALNNAQLTELAETLTNDTENCT, encoded by the exons ATGTCGCCGCCGTTGTTTAGCCTCACCGAGGCTAGGAGTAAATTAACG AATGCCACCAGAGAAGCTGTGATCGGCAAGAACATCAAACATCTAGTGAATGTATTTAGCCAGCTACCGGGAAG tGAAAATGAGAAGAAACTCACGCTAGACCAAGTTTTCCGAGCCGTTCTGGAGGAGGAAATA ATAAACCAAGCATCGTGTGACAACTGCCTTGCCATAATCTCACTTGCCATATGTGGAGTTACTGAAGGTG GAATCTGCACAGCTACCACGCCGTTCGTGCTGCTGGGAGATGTTCTGGACTGTCTTCCATTGGATCACTGTGATCGAATTTTTACgtttgttgaaaaaaatgtcagcACATGGAAATCT aatacattttattcagctggGAAAAACTACTTGCTAAGGATGTGTAATG ATCTTTTGCGAAGACTTTCAAAATCCCAAAACACTGTGTTCTGCGGAAGGATCCAACTGTTTCTGGCACGTTTATTTCCTATTTCTGAAAAGTCTG GTTTGAATTTGCAGAGCCAGTTTAATTTGGAGAATGTCACAGTCTATAATGTCAATGAGCAAGAGAGTACATTGGGACAGAAG CAGGTGGAAGACAAAGATGATGGAATGGAGATTGAAGAAGGGGAAATGGGAGATGATGATGCTTCTACCAGCTC GTCAATACCTATTGATTACAACCTGTACAGGAAATTTTGGTCTCTTCAGGACTTCTTTAGGAATCCTGTGCAGTGCTATGACAAGAGTTTTTGGAAAACCTTCCTTAAG TTTTCAGAGGAAGTTCTTACCATATTTAAAAGCTACAAGTTAGATGATACACAAGCATCACGGAAAAAAACTGAGGAGCTGAAAGTAGAAGGAGAACATGTGTACTTTGCAAAGTTCCTGACAAGTGAAAAG cTAATGGATCTGCAGTTGAGTGACAGTAATTTCCGGCGCCACATCTTATTACAATACCTTATCCTGTTCCAGTACCTGAAGGGCCAAGTAAAGTTTAAAAG CTCCAATTATGTGCTATTGGATGAACAGTCAATCTGGATTGAGGATACCACCAAAATTGTCTATCag CTGCTTTCTGAAATCCCTCCTGATGGAgataagttttcaaaaatggtGGAG CACATACTTAACACAGAAGAAAACTGGAACTCATGGAAAAATGAAGGGTGTCCAAGTTTCGTAAAGGAAAG accaGTAGACGCTAAGCCAATCAAAATGACACGAAAACGACCTGCTCCTGAGGATTTCCTTggaaaaggcccaaataaaaaggttttaatgggaaa tgAAGAGTTAACCAGACTTTGGAATCTTTGCCCTGACAACATGGAAGCTTGCAAGCTCGAGAGCAG AGAATTTATGCCTACTTTGGAACAGTTCTTTGAAGAGGCTATTGAACAGGCCGATCCTGAGAACATGGTTGAAAAAGAGTATAA AGTAGTGAATAACTCCAATTACGGATGGAGAGCCCTACGATTGCTGGCACGTAGAAGTCCTCACTTCTTCCTACCGACAAACCAGCAGTTCAAGAGCTTACCTGAATACCTGGAAAACATGGTTATCAAATTAGCTAAAGAATTACCT CCACCGTCCGAAGAAATAAAAACTGGTGAAGACGAGGAGGATGAGGATGATGAAGATAACGAATCATTGTtgaaggaaaacaatgaga GTCCAGAAATGCTGCAGCAGAAGGTTGTGACTGGTGCGATGATAGAGTCATTTGCCAATAAGCTGGGTGAGCACTGGAAGACTCTGGCCCCTTATTTAGAGATGAAAGATGTGGACATTAAAGAGATAGAATCTGACAGCGAGGATGTAAAGATGAGGGCCAAGCTGCTGCTTGTCGCCTGGCAAGACCGGGAAGGAGTCCAGGCAACACCTGAGAATCTTATAACTGCTCTGAACAATGCACAGTTAACCGAGCTGGCCGAAACCCTCACCAATGACACAGAAAACTGCACTTAA
- the THOC1 gene encoding THO complex subunit 1 isoform X2, whose protein sequence is MSPPLFSLTEARSKLTNATREAVIGKNIKHLVNVFSQLPGSENEKKLTLDQVFRAVLEEEIINQASCDNCLAIISLAICGVTEGICTATTPFVLLGDVLDCLPLDHCDRIFTFVEKNVSTWKSNTFYSAGKNYLLRMCNDLLRRLSKSQNTVFCGRIQLFLARLFPISEKSGLNLQSQFNLENVTVYNVNEQESTLGQKQVEDKDDGMEIEEGEMGDDDASTSSSIPIDYNLYRKFWSLQDFFRNPVQCYDKSFWKTFLKFSEEVLTIFKSYKLDDTQASRKKTEELKVEGEHVYFAKFLTSEKLMDLQLSDSNFRRHILLQYLILFQYLKGQVKFKSSNYVLLDEQSIWIEDTTKIVYQLLSEIPPDGDKFSKMVEHILNTEENWNSWKNEGCPSFVKERPVDAKPIKMTRKRPAPEDFLGKGPNKKVLMGNEELTRLWNLCPDNMEACKLESREFMPTLEQFFEEAIEQADPENMVEKEYKVVNNSNYGWRALRLLARRSPHFFLPTNQQFKSLPEYLENMVIKLAKELPPPSEEIKTGEDEEDEDDEDNESLLKENNESPEMLQQKVVTGAMIESFANKLGEHWKTLAPYLEMKDVDIKEIESDSEDVKMRAKLLLVAWQDREGVQATPENLITALNNAQLTELAETLTNDTENCT, encoded by the exons ATGTCGCCGCCGTTGTTTAGCCTCACCGAGGCTAGGAGTAAATTAACG AATGCCACCAGAGAAGCTGTGATCGGCAAGAACATCAAACATCTAGTGAATGTATTTAGCCAGCTACCGGGAAG tGAAAATGAGAAGAAACTCACGCTAGACCAAGTTTTCCGAGCCGTTCTGGAGGAGGAAATA ATAAACCAAGCATCGTGTGACAACTGCCTTGCCATAATCTCACTTGCCATATGTGGAGTTACTGAAG GAATCTGCACAGCTACCACGCCGTTCGTGCTGCTGGGAGATGTTCTGGACTGTCTTCCATTGGATCACTGTGATCGAATTTTTACgtttgttgaaaaaaatgtcagcACATGGAAATCT aatacattttattcagctggGAAAAACTACTTGCTAAGGATGTGTAATG ATCTTTTGCGAAGACTTTCAAAATCCCAAAACACTGTGTTCTGCGGAAGGATCCAACTGTTTCTGGCACGTTTATTTCCTATTTCTGAAAAGTCTG GTTTGAATTTGCAGAGCCAGTTTAATTTGGAGAATGTCACAGTCTATAATGTCAATGAGCAAGAGAGTACATTGGGACAGAAG CAGGTGGAAGACAAAGATGATGGAATGGAGATTGAAGAAGGGGAAATGGGAGATGATGATGCTTCTACCAGCTC GTCAATACCTATTGATTACAACCTGTACAGGAAATTTTGGTCTCTTCAGGACTTCTTTAGGAATCCTGTGCAGTGCTATGACAAGAGTTTTTGGAAAACCTTCCTTAAG TTTTCAGAGGAAGTTCTTACCATATTTAAAAGCTACAAGTTAGATGATACACAAGCATCACGGAAAAAAACTGAGGAGCTGAAAGTAGAAGGAGAACATGTGTACTTTGCAAAGTTCCTGACAAGTGAAAAG cTAATGGATCTGCAGTTGAGTGACAGTAATTTCCGGCGCCACATCTTATTACAATACCTTATCCTGTTCCAGTACCTGAAGGGCCAAGTAAAGTTTAAAAG CTCCAATTATGTGCTATTGGATGAACAGTCAATCTGGATTGAGGATACCACCAAAATTGTCTATCag CTGCTTTCTGAAATCCCTCCTGATGGAgataagttttcaaaaatggtGGAG CACATACTTAACACAGAAGAAAACTGGAACTCATGGAAAAATGAAGGGTGTCCAAGTTTCGTAAAGGAAAG accaGTAGACGCTAAGCCAATCAAAATGACACGAAAACGACCTGCTCCTGAGGATTTCCTTggaaaaggcccaaataaaaaggttttaatgggaaa tgAAGAGTTAACCAGACTTTGGAATCTTTGCCCTGACAACATGGAAGCTTGCAAGCTCGAGAGCAG AGAATTTATGCCTACTTTGGAACAGTTCTTTGAAGAGGCTATTGAACAGGCCGATCCTGAGAACATGGTTGAAAAAGAGTATAA AGTAGTGAATAACTCCAATTACGGATGGAGAGCCCTACGATTGCTGGCACGTAGAAGTCCTCACTTCTTCCTACCGACAAACCAGCAGTTCAAGAGCTTACCTGAATACCTGGAAAACATGGTTATCAAATTAGCTAAAGAATTACCT CCACCGTCCGAAGAAATAAAAACTGGTGAAGACGAGGAGGATGAGGATGATGAAGATAACGAATCATTGTtgaaggaaaacaatgaga GTCCAGAAATGCTGCAGCAGAAGGTTGTGACTGGTGCGATGATAGAGTCATTTGCCAATAAGCTGGGTGAGCACTGGAAGACTCTGGCCCCTTATTTAGAGATGAAAGATGTGGACATTAAAGAGATAGAATCTGACAGCGAGGATGTAAAGATGAGGGCCAAGCTGCTGCTTGTCGCCTGGCAAGACCGGGAAGGAGTCCAGGCAACACCTGAGAATCTTATAACTGCTCTGAACAATGCACAGTTAACCGAGCTGGCCGAAACCCTCACCAATGACACAGAAAACTGCACTTAA
- the THOC1 gene encoding THO complex subunit 1 isoform X4 — protein sequence MSPPLFSLTEARSKLTNATREAVIGKNIKHLVNVFSQLPGSENEKKLTLDQVFRAVLEEEIINQASCDNCLAIISLAICGVTEGICTATTPFVLLGDVLDCLPLDHCDRIFTFVEKNVSTWKSNTFYSAGKNYLLRMCNDLLRRLSKSQNTVFCGRIQLFLARLFPISEKSGLNLQSQFNLENVTVYNVNEQESTLGQKVEDKDDGMEIEEGEMGDDDASTSSSIPIDYNLYRKFWSLQDFFRNPVQCYDKSFWKTFLKFSEEVLTIFKSYKLDDTQASRKKTEELKVEGEHVYFAKFLTSEKLMDLQLSDSNFRRHILLQYLILFQYLKGQVKFKSSNYVLLDEQSIWIEDTTKIVYQLLSEIPPDGDKFSKMVEHILNTEENWNSWKNEGCPSFVKERPVDAKPIKMTRKRPAPEDFLGKGPNKKVLMGNEELTRLWNLCPDNMEACKLESREFMPTLEQFFEEAIEQADPENMVEKEYKVVNNSNYGWRALRLLARRSPHFFLPTNQQFKSLPEYLENMVIKLAKELPPPSEEIKTGEDEEDEDDEDNESLLKENNESPEMLQQKVVTGAMIESFANKLGEHWKTLAPYLEMKDVDIKEIESDSEDVKMRAKLLLVAWQDREGVQATPENLITALNNAQLTELAETLTNDTENCT from the exons ATGTCGCCGCCGTTGTTTAGCCTCACCGAGGCTAGGAGTAAATTAACG AATGCCACCAGAGAAGCTGTGATCGGCAAGAACATCAAACATCTAGTGAATGTATTTAGCCAGCTACCGGGAAG tGAAAATGAGAAGAAACTCACGCTAGACCAAGTTTTCCGAGCCGTTCTGGAGGAGGAAATA ATAAACCAAGCATCGTGTGACAACTGCCTTGCCATAATCTCACTTGCCATATGTGGAGTTACTGAAG GAATCTGCACAGCTACCACGCCGTTCGTGCTGCTGGGAGATGTTCTGGACTGTCTTCCATTGGATCACTGTGATCGAATTTTTACgtttgttgaaaaaaatgtcagcACATGGAAATCT aatacattttattcagctggGAAAAACTACTTGCTAAGGATGTGTAATG ATCTTTTGCGAAGACTTTCAAAATCCCAAAACACTGTGTTCTGCGGAAGGATCCAACTGTTTCTGGCACGTTTATTTCCTATTTCTGAAAAGTCTG GTTTGAATTTGCAGAGCCAGTTTAATTTGGAGAATGTCACAGTCTATAATGTCAATGAGCAAGAGAGTACATTGGGACAGAAG GTGGAAGACAAAGATGATGGAATGGAGATTGAAGAAGGGGAAATGGGAGATGATGATGCTTCTACCAGCTC GTCAATACCTATTGATTACAACCTGTACAGGAAATTTTGGTCTCTTCAGGACTTCTTTAGGAATCCTGTGCAGTGCTATGACAAGAGTTTTTGGAAAACCTTCCTTAAG TTTTCAGAGGAAGTTCTTACCATATTTAAAAGCTACAAGTTAGATGATACACAAGCATCACGGAAAAAAACTGAGGAGCTGAAAGTAGAAGGAGAACATGTGTACTTTGCAAAGTTCCTGACAAGTGAAAAG cTAATGGATCTGCAGTTGAGTGACAGTAATTTCCGGCGCCACATCTTATTACAATACCTTATCCTGTTCCAGTACCTGAAGGGCCAAGTAAAGTTTAAAAG CTCCAATTATGTGCTATTGGATGAACAGTCAATCTGGATTGAGGATACCACCAAAATTGTCTATCag CTGCTTTCTGAAATCCCTCCTGATGGAgataagttttcaaaaatggtGGAG CACATACTTAACACAGAAGAAAACTGGAACTCATGGAAAAATGAAGGGTGTCCAAGTTTCGTAAAGGAAAG accaGTAGACGCTAAGCCAATCAAAATGACACGAAAACGACCTGCTCCTGAGGATTTCCTTggaaaaggcccaaataaaaaggttttaatgggaaa tgAAGAGTTAACCAGACTTTGGAATCTTTGCCCTGACAACATGGAAGCTTGCAAGCTCGAGAGCAG AGAATTTATGCCTACTTTGGAACAGTTCTTTGAAGAGGCTATTGAACAGGCCGATCCTGAGAACATGGTTGAAAAAGAGTATAA AGTAGTGAATAACTCCAATTACGGATGGAGAGCCCTACGATTGCTGGCACGTAGAAGTCCTCACTTCTTCCTACCGACAAACCAGCAGTTCAAGAGCTTACCTGAATACCTGGAAAACATGGTTATCAAATTAGCTAAAGAATTACCT CCACCGTCCGAAGAAATAAAAACTGGTGAAGACGAGGAGGATGAGGATGATGAAGATAACGAATCATTGTtgaaggaaaacaatgaga GTCCAGAAATGCTGCAGCAGAAGGTTGTGACTGGTGCGATGATAGAGTCATTTGCCAATAAGCTGGGTGAGCACTGGAAGACTCTGGCCCCTTATTTAGAGATGAAAGATGTGGACATTAAAGAGATAGAATCTGACAGCGAGGATGTAAAGATGAGGGCCAAGCTGCTGCTTGTCGCCTGGCAAGACCGGGAAGGAGTCCAGGCAACACCTGAGAATCTTATAACTGCTCTGAACAATGCACAGTTAACCGAGCTGGCCGAAACCCTCACCAATGACACAGAAAACTGCACTTAA
- the THOC1 gene encoding THO complex subunit 1 isoform X3 yields MSPPLFSLTEARSKLTNATREAVIGKNIKHLVNVFSQLPGSENEKKLTLDQVFRAVLEEEIINQASCDNCLAIISLAICGVTEGGICTATTPFVLLGDVLDCLPLDHCDRIFTFVEKNVSTWKSNTFYSAGKNYLLRMCNDLLRRLSKSQNTVFCGRIQLFLARLFPISEKSGLNLQSQFNLENVTVYNVNEQESTLGQKVEDKDDGMEIEEGEMGDDDASTSSSIPIDYNLYRKFWSLQDFFRNPVQCYDKSFWKTFLKFSEEVLTIFKSYKLDDTQASRKKTEELKVEGEHVYFAKFLTSEKLMDLQLSDSNFRRHILLQYLILFQYLKGQVKFKSSNYVLLDEQSIWIEDTTKIVYQLLSEIPPDGDKFSKMVEHILNTEENWNSWKNEGCPSFVKERPVDAKPIKMTRKRPAPEDFLGKGPNKKVLMGNEELTRLWNLCPDNMEACKLESREFMPTLEQFFEEAIEQADPENMVEKEYKVVNNSNYGWRALRLLARRSPHFFLPTNQQFKSLPEYLENMVIKLAKELPPPSEEIKTGEDEEDEDDEDNESLLKENNESPEMLQQKVVTGAMIESFANKLGEHWKTLAPYLEMKDVDIKEIESDSEDVKMRAKLLLVAWQDREGVQATPENLITALNNAQLTELAETLTNDTENCT; encoded by the exons ATGTCGCCGCCGTTGTTTAGCCTCACCGAGGCTAGGAGTAAATTAACG AATGCCACCAGAGAAGCTGTGATCGGCAAGAACATCAAACATCTAGTGAATGTATTTAGCCAGCTACCGGGAAG tGAAAATGAGAAGAAACTCACGCTAGACCAAGTTTTCCGAGCCGTTCTGGAGGAGGAAATA ATAAACCAAGCATCGTGTGACAACTGCCTTGCCATAATCTCACTTGCCATATGTGGAGTTACTGAAGGTG GAATCTGCACAGCTACCACGCCGTTCGTGCTGCTGGGAGATGTTCTGGACTGTCTTCCATTGGATCACTGTGATCGAATTTTTACgtttgttgaaaaaaatgtcagcACATGGAAATCT aatacattttattcagctggGAAAAACTACTTGCTAAGGATGTGTAATG ATCTTTTGCGAAGACTTTCAAAATCCCAAAACACTGTGTTCTGCGGAAGGATCCAACTGTTTCTGGCACGTTTATTTCCTATTTCTGAAAAGTCTG GTTTGAATTTGCAGAGCCAGTTTAATTTGGAGAATGTCACAGTCTATAATGTCAATGAGCAAGAGAGTACATTGGGACAGAAG GTGGAAGACAAAGATGATGGAATGGAGATTGAAGAAGGGGAAATGGGAGATGATGATGCTTCTACCAGCTC GTCAATACCTATTGATTACAACCTGTACAGGAAATTTTGGTCTCTTCAGGACTTCTTTAGGAATCCTGTGCAGTGCTATGACAAGAGTTTTTGGAAAACCTTCCTTAAG TTTTCAGAGGAAGTTCTTACCATATTTAAAAGCTACAAGTTAGATGATACACAAGCATCACGGAAAAAAACTGAGGAGCTGAAAGTAGAAGGAGAACATGTGTACTTTGCAAAGTTCCTGACAAGTGAAAAG cTAATGGATCTGCAGTTGAGTGACAGTAATTTCCGGCGCCACATCTTATTACAATACCTTATCCTGTTCCAGTACCTGAAGGGCCAAGTAAAGTTTAAAAG CTCCAATTATGTGCTATTGGATGAACAGTCAATCTGGATTGAGGATACCACCAAAATTGTCTATCag CTGCTTTCTGAAATCCCTCCTGATGGAgataagttttcaaaaatggtGGAG CACATACTTAACACAGAAGAAAACTGGAACTCATGGAAAAATGAAGGGTGTCCAAGTTTCGTAAAGGAAAG accaGTAGACGCTAAGCCAATCAAAATGACACGAAAACGACCTGCTCCTGAGGATTTCCTTggaaaaggcccaaataaaaaggttttaatgggaaa tgAAGAGTTAACCAGACTTTGGAATCTTTGCCCTGACAACATGGAAGCTTGCAAGCTCGAGAGCAG AGAATTTATGCCTACTTTGGAACAGTTCTTTGAAGAGGCTATTGAACAGGCCGATCCTGAGAACATGGTTGAAAAAGAGTATAA AGTAGTGAATAACTCCAATTACGGATGGAGAGCCCTACGATTGCTGGCACGTAGAAGTCCTCACTTCTTCCTACCGACAAACCAGCAGTTCAAGAGCTTACCTGAATACCTGGAAAACATGGTTATCAAATTAGCTAAAGAATTACCT CCACCGTCCGAAGAAATAAAAACTGGTGAAGACGAGGAGGATGAGGATGATGAAGATAACGAATCATTGTtgaaggaaaacaatgaga GTCCAGAAATGCTGCAGCAGAAGGTTGTGACTGGTGCGATGATAGAGTCATTTGCCAATAAGCTGGGTGAGCACTGGAAGACTCTGGCCCCTTATTTAGAGATGAAAGATGTGGACATTAAAGAGATAGAATCTGACAGCGAGGATGTAAAGATGAGGGCCAAGCTGCTGCTTGTCGCCTGGCAAGACCGGGAAGGAGTCCAGGCAACACCTGAGAATCTTATAACTGCTCTGAACAATGCACAGTTAACCGAGCTGGCCGAAACCCTCACCAATGACACAGAAAACTGCACTTAA
- the USP14 gene encoding ubiquitin carboxyl-terminal hydrolase 14 — translation MPLYTVNVKWGKEKFENVELNSDEPPMVFKAQLFALTGVQPDRQKVMVKGGTLKDEEWGKIKLKNDMSFLMMGSAEALPEEPAVRPVFVEDMTEEQLASAMELPCGLTNLGNTCYMNATVQCLRSVPELKESLKRYAGAMRASGELASAQYITAALRDLFESMDKTASSIPPIILLQFLHMAFPQFAEKGDQGQYMQQDANECWMEVMKVLQQKLEPAEGDSDMETDSAAAAASVAKKKSFIDQFFGIEFETTMKCIESEEEGVTKSKENQLNLSCFINQEVKYLFTGLKLRLQDEITKHSPSLQRDALYMKTAKISRAPAYLTIQMVRFFYKEKESVNAKVLKDVKFPLMLDIYELCTAELQEKMVPYRSKFKELEDKKVSAQPQKANKVVKKEARFEPFAFPDDVGSNNCGYYELQAVLTHQGRSSSSGHYVSWVKRKQDEWIKFDDDKVSIVTPEDILRLSGGGDWHIAYVLLYGPRRIEAHDEETEQ, via the exons ATGCCCCTGTATACAG TGAACGTCAAGTGGGGAAAGGAGAAGTTTGAGAACGTGGAACTGAACTCCGATGAGCCGCCTATGGTTTTCAAGGCCCAGCTCTTTGCTCTGACCGGAGTGCAGCCCGACAGACAGAAAGTGATGGTGAAAGGAGGGACGCTGAAG gATGAAGAATGGGgtaaaattaagttaaaaaac GACATGAGCTTTTTGATGATGGGTTCGGCTGAGGCTCTTCCCGAGGAGCCTGCAGTGAGGCCTGTGTTTGTTGAAGATATGACAGAAGAGCAGCTGGCGTCTGCT ATGGAGCTGCCTTGTGGTTTAACTAACCTTGGAAACACTTGTTATATGAATGCTACAGTCCAGTGTCTACGCTCGGTGCCTGAGCTGAAGGAATCACTTAAGAG gtatGCCGGTGCCATGAGAGCTTCCGGTGAATTGGCCTCTGCTCAGTATATCACCGCAG CACTTCGAGACTTGTTTGAATCGATGGACAAAACTGCTTCTAGTATCCCGCCGATCATTCTTCTCCAGTTCCTACATATGGCCTTCCCGCAGTTTGCAGAGAAAGGCGACCAAGGACAGTATATGCAGCAG GATGCCAATGAATGTTGGATGGAAGTAATGAAGGTGCTACAGCAGAAGCTAGAACCAGCGGAAGGGGATTCCGATATGGAG ACAGATTCtgccgcagcagcagcatctgTTGCTAAGAAGAAGAGCTTTATTGATCAGTTTTTTGGCATTGAATTTGAGACAAC CATGAAATGCATTGAATCGGAAGAGGAGGGAGTcacaaaaagcaaagaaaaccaGCTTAATCTCAGCTGCTTCATAAACCAGGAAGTGAAATATCTGTTTACAGGACTCAAACTG CGTCTTCAAGATGAAATTACCAAACATTCTCCTTCACTGCAAAGAGACGCTTTATATATGAAAACT GCTAAAATCAGCCGTGCACCTGCTTACTTGACAATCCAAATGGTCCGATTCttttacaaagaaaaggaatctgTAAATGCCAAAGTTCTCAAG GATGTCAAATTTCCTCTTATGCTGGATATATATGAGTTGTGTACTGCGGAACTTCAGGAAAAAATGGTGCCATATCGTTCAAAGTTTAAGGAGTTAGAAGATAAAAAAGTATCTGCACAACCACAGAAA gcaaACAAAGTGGTGAAAAAAGAAGCTCGGTTTGAACCGTTTGCCTTTCCAGATG atgttggtTCTAATAATTGTGGTTATTACGAGCTGCAGGCAGTTCTTACTCATCAAGGAAGATCAAGTTCTTCAGGGCACTATGTTTCCTGGGTTAAGAGAAAACAGG ATGAATGGATTAAGTTTGACGATGACAAAGTAAGCATTGTGACTCCAGAAGATATTCTGAGGTTGTCTGGAGGAGGTGACTGGCACATAGCTTACGTTCTACTATATGGGCCTCGCCGAATTGAAGCGCATGATGAGGAAACTGAACAATAA